The genomic stretch CGCAATGATTTAACAGACTGCTCACCTAGAACCCATCTGATTGCATCTGTAATATTACTTTTACCACTTCCGTTTGGTCCTACTACTGCAGTAACACCTTTTACAAAATCTATCGTAACTCGCTGAGCGAATGATTTAAATCCAATTATATCTAGTCGTTTGAGGAACAACTGAATTCCCCCTTTTTGATTTAATTATATACACAAAAACTCCCCCATAAAAGGGGGAGCAGATTGCCCGCCAAACGCTCATCAATGCTTCGCCGTCTTTTACGGTGCGCGATTACCATTAAAGATAACTTTCGCTCCTCGAAAGACTTCATGCATTTATATGTCAAGCGCTTGCAATCAATCTAAAAACCAAGTTTTATCGTTTATTTGGCATGCTTCTACTAGATTTTAAGAAATCTATTTACTTGACTCTTTTAGTTTTATTAATGCTTCTTTAGCTGCCTGTTGCTCAGCTTCTTTTTTAGATCTTCCACTACCAATTCCTAATGTTTCTCCATTTAATAATACTTTAGAAACAAATTCGCGGTTATGAGCAGGTCCTTTTTCTTGTAGTATTTTATACTCGATTGAACCTGTAGAATCTCTTTGAACAAACTCTTGTAATTGACTTTTAAAATCCATCACATGCGAAAAAGCACCATCGTTTATTTTTGGGAATATATGAAGTGATAAGAAGTTAATAACTGTTTGTAGTCCTTGATCTAAATATAATGATCCAATGAATGCTTCAAAAACATCTGCTAGAAGTGCCGGACGTGTCCGACCACCTGTCATTTCTTCACCGCGACCAAGTAAAATAAATCGACCAAAATCTAATTCGTTCGCAAATTTTACTAACGATGGTTCACAAACGATTGCGGCGCGTAACTTTGTTAACTCGCCTTCACTCATTGTGTCATATTTTTGGAATAAATATTGTGAAACTGTAAGTTCTAAAACAGCATCCCCTAAATATTCTAATCTCTCATTATCTTCATATGGTTTTTTACGATGCTCATTCACATAGGATGAATGTGTAAACGCTTGAATAAGCAAGCCTTCATTATTAAACATAATGTTAATTTGCTTTTGGAATTTTACAAAATTCTCTTTTTCATGATCAGATAGTTTAAATTCTCTTACTCTTCTTGAATGCGGCATATTTACCTCCAACTAAAAAACAGTTTGATATGCTGCTAAACCTACTAGTTAAGAAAATGATGAGAAGTCCCGCATAAAATACGGGACTTTTCTCATTACATGTTGCTCTCTATGTAGTTCACAACATCACCAACTGTGACGATTTTTTCAGCATCTTCGTCTGAAATTTCTAATTCAAACTCATCTTCTAATTGCATTACTAATTCAACAACATCTAATGAGTCTGCGTCTAAGTCTTCTTTGAAACGACTTGTAATTTGGATCTCAGATTCTTCTACACCTAAACGGTCAACAATAATCTTTGATACACGCTCTAATACGTCTTGCATTATTATTCACCTCCCCCCAAAGATTGTCTACTTAAGCATTATACATAAAATTTAGGCAAACGCCAAACTAAATCATTACAAGTCCGCCATCAACATTAATTGTTTGTCCTGTAATGTATCCACTAGCATCCATTGCTAAGAATACTACTGCATGTGCGATATCTTCTGGTTGTCCAAATGATTGCAATGGAATATTAGATAACATTTGTGTTCTAACTTGCTCATTTAATTCATTTGTCATATCAGTTTCAATAAAACCAGGTGCGATTGCATTAACTGTAATATTTCTTGAAGCTAATTCTTTTGCAGCCGTTTTTGTTAAGCCTAATACACCAGCTTTAGCTGCTACATAGTTCATTTGTCCAGGATTACCAATTTGGCCTACAACTGAACTAATATTAATGATACGGCCATTACGTTGACGAGTCATAAACTTCGCTGCTGCTTTAATACAGTTGAATACACCTTTTAGGTTCGTGTCAATTACATCGTCCCAATCAGCATCTTTCATACGTAATAAAAGACCGTCTCTAGTAATGCCTGCATTGTTTACTAGTATATCAATACTTCCGAATTCATCAACAGTATTTTTTACTAATGCTGCAACTTCTTCACTATTTGATACATTTGCTTTATATGCAATCGCTTTTACTCCAAGAGCTGTAATTTCCTCTACAACTTTAAGAGCAGCAGCCTCATTACCAGAATAGTTAACAACTACATTTGCACCATTTTTTGCTAAAGATAAGGCGATTGCTCGTCCAATACCTCTAGATCCACCAGTTACTAAAGCAACTTTACCATTTAGCATGATTTTATTTCCTCCCACTCATTTAAAAACTGGTTTAATGTTTCAACATCATAAACATTTACTAATTTAGATGATGGAGAGATTGCTTTTACTAATCCAGTTAAAACCTTACCAGGACCAATCTCAACAAATGTATCAACACCTTGGTTAACTAATTCTTGAATTGATTGATTCCATTTAACTGGTGAGTATAATTGATTAACTAATAATTCTTTAATTTCATTTGCATCTGTCACAACGTTCGCAGTAACATTTGAAATTAATGGAGTTACACAGTCATTAACATTTATTTTACCAAGTTCATTTTGGAAATCTTCACTTGCAGGTTTCATTAATGATGAATGGAAAGGTCCACTTACCTTTAATGGTAGTACACGTTTTGCTCCAGCTTCTTTAAGTAAGCCAGAAGCGATTTGAACGCCTTCTGCATCTCCTGTAATAACAACTTGTGTTGGAGAGTTATAATTCGCAATTCCTACAGAGTGACCATTTTTATTTACTTCAGAAACAACTTCTTCAATCTTTTCTGGAGCTAAAAATAATACCGCTGCCATAGCACCTTGACCTACTGGTACAGCTTTCTCCATTAATTGACCACGCTTATGAACTAATTTAACACCATCTTCAAAAGAGATCGCGTCTGCCGCTACAAGTGCAGTAAATTCACCTAAACTATGTCCAGCAACGAAGTCTGGTTTAATGCCAGCTTCTTTTATTTTCTCAAGCATTGCAATTGAAGTAGTTAAAATTGCAGGTTGTGCATGATATGTAGCAGTTAACTCTTCATCTGTCCCATTGAAAATAATATTAGAAAGGCTGAACCCTAATTGTTCATTAGCAGATTCAAATATTGCCCCACACTCATTATAGCTTTCAGCTAGATCTTTACCCATTCCTACTTTTTGTGATCCTTGTCCAGGAAAAATAAACGCCACTTTACCCAATGGAGTGACCCCCTTATGCTTTTGATTCGATTTTCTCCATGTGATCACTTACTTGTTTTATCACATCATGTTCAACCATCGTTTTAGTTTGCTTAATTGCACTAAAAATACCTAAAGCATCAGAACTACCATGCGCTTTAATAACAGGTGATTTTAAGCCAAATAATGCTGCCCCACCATATTCAGCGTAATCCATTTTCTTTTTTACGCCTTTTAAGTTTGGTTTTAATATAGCAGCTGCAAGCTTTGATGTGAAGTTAGTAAGCATCGCATCTTTTATTAACGAAAACATTGCAAGCGCGGTACCTTCAATCGCTTTTAAGGCTACATT from Arthrobacter citreus encodes the following:
- a CDS encoding ribonuclease III yields the protein MPHSRRVREFKLSDHEKENFVKFQKQINIMFNNEGLLIQAFTHSSYVNEHRKKPYEDNERLEYLGDAVLELTVSQYLFQKYDTMSEGELTKLRAAIVCEPSLVKFANELDFGRFILLGRGEEMTGGRTRPALLADVFEAFIGSLYLDQGLQTVINFLSLHIFPKINDGAFSHVMDFKSQLQEFVQRDSTGSIEYKILQEKGPAHNREFVSKVLLNGETLGIGSGRSKKEAEQQAAKEALIKLKESSK
- the acpP gene encoding acyl carrier protein, whose protein sequence is MQDVLERVSKIIVDRLGVEESEIQITSRFKEDLDADSLDVVELVMQLEDEFELEISDEDAEKIVTVGDVVNYIESNM
- the fabG gene encoding 3-oxoacyl-[acyl-carrier-protein] reductase; protein product: MLNGKVALVTGGSRGIGRAIALSLAKNGANVVVNYSGNEAAALKVVEEITALGVKAIAYKANVSNSEEVAALVKNTVDEFGSIDILVNNAGITRDGLLLRMKDADWDDVIDTNLKGVFNCIKAAAKFMTRQRNGRIINISSVVGQIGNPGQMNYVAAKAGVLGLTKTAAKELASRNITVNAIAPGFIETDMTNELNEQVRTQMLSNIPLQSFGQPEDIAHAVVFLAMDASGYITGQTINVDGGLVMI
- the fabD gene encoding ACP S-malonyltransferase, which codes for MGKVAFIFPGQGSQKVGMGKDLAESYNECGAIFESANEQLGFSLSNIIFNGTDEELTATYHAQPAILTTSIAMLEKIKEAGIKPDFVAGHSLGEFTALVAADAISFEDGVKLVHKRGQLMEKAVPVGQGAMAAVLFLAPEKIEEVVSEVNKNGHSVGIANYNSPTQVVITGDAEGVQIASGLLKEAGAKRVLPLKVSGPFHSSLMKPASEDFQNELGKINVNDCVTPLISNVTANVVTDANEIKELLVNQLYSPVKWNQSIQELVNQGVDTFVEIGPGKVLTGLVKAISPSSKLVNVYDVETLNQFLNEWEEIKSC